One genomic window of Medicago truncatula cultivar Jemalong A17 chromosome 1, MtrunA17r5.0-ANR, whole genome shotgun sequence includes the following:
- the LOC25482729 gene encoding probable xyloglucan galactosyltransferase GT17, protein MFFRKSSPTQPLNSLPCTTKSQSFSKTKETHQWVKFTLFITLCLFLLYFMYPTTITTTTTTTDTTTTTTCDGSTPSFYIYNLPPRFNLDLLKNCENLNIYTNMCPHVKNNGLGQPLSKTSWYTTHQLLAEMIFHARLENHVCRTWDPNQAILFYIPFYGGLHASSMFREANHTLRDSLAVDLIDHVLSLPWWNRHNGKDHFISLGRTAWDFMRSSSGSDFGANILLNLPPVKNMSVLTIERQPWEGENQNGIPYPSYFHPKTKEEMLTWQNKMRQNDRPFLFSFIGGKRKGLGKAKIRDELFKQCNESSLCKLVDCGGGNSKCHQPMEVLSVMMESRFCLQAPGDSFTRRSTFDSILAGCIPVFFSPHTAYSQYHWYLPKEKNTYSVYIEEGGVGEKSNMIEEVLMGIKGVEVEKMREVVIGLIPRVSYAHPNGSDVGFNDAVDVALQGLFFFGYTSRTC, encoded by the coding sequence atGTTTTTCAGAAAGTCATCACCAACTCAACCTCTAAATTCTCTACCATGCACAACAAAATCCCAAAGCTTCTCAAAAACCAAAGAAACTCACCAATGGGTAAAATTCACTCTCTTTATTACTTTATGCCTCTTCCTTCTTTACTTCATGTACCCCACAACAATAACCACCACAACTACCACCACcgacaccaccaccaccaccacatgCGATGGATCAACTCCATCATTCTACATTTACAATCTCCCTCCACGTTTCAACCTTGACCTACTCAAAAACTGCGAAAATCTCAACATCTACACAAATATGTGCCCTCATGTGAAGAACAATGGCTTAGGTCAACCCCTCTCAAAAACATCATGGTACACAACACACCAATTGTTAGCAGAAATGATTTTCCATGCTAGGTTAGAAAATCACGTGTGTCGCACGTGGGATCCTAATCAAGCAATTTTATTCTATATACCATTCTATGGTGGACTACACGCGTCAAGCATGTTCCGCGAAGCGAATCACACTCTCCGCGACTCCTTAGCCGTTGATCTAATCGACCACGTACTAAGTCTACCTTGGTGGAATCGTCACAATGGTAAGGATCATTTTATTTCACTAGGAAGGACCGCATGGGATTTCATGCGGTCATCAAGTGGGTCCGATTTTGGAGCCAACATATTATTAAACCTACCACCTGTCAAAAACATGTCGGTGCTAACAATTGAAAGACAACCTTGGGAAGGTGAAAACCAAAACGGCATACCTTACCCGTCGTATTTTcatccaaaaacaaaagaagaaatgcTTACGTGGCAGAATAAAATGAGACAAAACGACAGGccgtttttgttttcatttattgGTGGGAAAAGAAAAGGGTTAGGAAAAGCAAAGATTCGTGATGAGTTGTTTAAACAATGTAATGAGTCATCTCTTTGCAAGTTGGTTGATTGTGGAGGTGGGAATAGTAAATGTCATCAACCAATGGAAGTACTTAGTGTTATGATGGAGTCACGTTTTTGTCTTCAAGCACCAGGTGATTCTTTTACTAGAAGGTCAACTTTTGACTCTATACTTGCTGGTTGTATACCTGTATTTTTCTCTCCACATACGGCGTATTCGCAATACCATTGGTATTTGCCTAAGGAAAAAAATACGTATTCGGTGTATATTGAAGAGGGGGGTGTAGGGGAGAAGAGTAATATGATTGAGGAGGTGTTAATGGGAATTAAGGGGGTGGAAGTTGAAAAAATGCGTGAAGTTGTGATTGGTTTGATCCCTAGGGTTAGTTATGCTCACCCAAATGGGAGTGATGTTGGGTTTAATGATGCTGTTGATGTTGCACTTcaaggactttttttttttggttacacttCAAGGACTTGTTAA